GGGCGATATATTCGGTTCGCTGCGCTGCGACTGCGGCGATCAGCTGCATAAGGCCATGGAGATGATCAACGCGGAGGGCTGCGGGGTGCTCCTGTATATCCGCCAGGAGGGTCGGGGGATCGGACTGGTGAACAAATTAAAAGCCTATGCCCTGCAGGACCAGGGGCTGGACACGGTCCAGGCCAACACCGAGCTCGGGTTCAAGCCGGACCAGCGAAACTACGGCATCGGGGCACAGATTATCGCCAATCTGGGGGTGAAGAAGATGCGTCTGATGACCAATAACCCCAAAAAAATGGTGGGGCTTGAAGGCTACGGCCTGCGGATTGTCGAGCAGGTTCCCATTGAGATCAAACCGAATGAATTCAACCGTTGCTACCTGGAATGCAAAAAATTCAAAATGGGGCATCTGCTGAACATCGATGCAGCCCCTTGAGGTTCATGGCGCCATTTGGGTGTGTAAATAATTCGGGACTATATTTCCCTGCAGTTGCATAAAAAACACGATAAATTATAGAAAAAGGAATTATATTTGCGCCAACCGGGCAAATGGTAAACCGAAAGGAGCATAAATGCCGAAAATTTTTGAAGGAAATCTTATTGCCAAGGGAAAGAAATTTGTACTGGTGGCCAGCCGGTTTAACGATTTCATCACCGATCGACTGGTGGGCGGCGCCATGGATGCATTGCTGCGCAGCGGGGTTAAAGATGCCGATATCGACATCGTGAAAGTGCCGGGGGCGTTTGAAATTCCGCTGATTGCCAAAAAAATGGCATTTAAAAAGAAATACCATGCGGTCATCTGTCTGGGTGCGGTCATCCGGGGCGCGACCCCCCATTTTGATTATGTCAGTTCGGAAGTATCCAAGGGGATTGCCATGGTCAGCATGGAATCCGGCGTACCGGTGATTTTCGGAATTATCACATCAGATACGATCGAGCAGGCCATTGAGCGGGCAGGCGCCAAAGCGGGCAATAAAGGCTGGAGCGCTGCCATGACCGCCGTTGAAATGGTAAACCTGATTGAAGCTGTCGACCAGAAGTAAATATGGGAAATCGTCGTCGGGCAAGAGAACTTGCCATGCAGGCTCTTTTTTATATGGATATGCGCCAAAAGAGTTCAGGGGAGATGCTGGAACTCTATTGCCACTGCTTTGCACCGTCTAAAAAAAACCTACCCTTTTTTATGGAACTGGTCAACGGGGTAACGAATAACAAGCTGCAAATAGACGGGATCATCGAGCGCTTTTCCAACAACTGGAAAATCAGCCGGATGTCTTGTGTGGACAGAAATATCATGCGGATCGCCGTGTATGAGATGCTGTTTTGCCGGGACATCCCGCCAAAGGTTTCCATCAATGAGGGTATTGATGTGGGCAAGAAGTTCGGTACGGAGGAGTCCGGCGCTTTTATTAACGGAATTCTGGACAGCATCCGTGTGGCTCTGGACAATAAGGTTATTGACATCAACGGGATCGAGCAGTCAGACAGAATAAATTCGCTGTAAGGAGGAGGAAATTATGGAGGTCAGAAAGGTTGTTTTAACTGAGGATGAAATGCCGCGCCAATGGTACAATATTCTTGCGGACATCAAGATGAACCCCCCCCTGGGACCGGACGGCAAGCCCATCGGTCCGGAAATGCTGGCGCCGGTTTTTCCCATGAACCTGATAGAGCAGGAAGTCAGCACGGAAAGGTGGATCGATATACCGGAAGAAGTCATCAAGGTTCTGCAGATCTGGCGCCCCTCTCCTCTGGTCCGGGCGCTGACGCTCGAAAAAGCGCTGGGCACCCCCGCTCGGATTTATTTTAAGAATGAAAGCGTCAGCCCGCCGGGAAGTCATAAACCGAATACGGCCGTTCCCCAGGCGTATTATAACAAGGTCTTCGGCATCAAACGCATGACCACCGAAACCGGGGCCGGCCAGTGGGGCAGTGCATTGTCATTTGCATGCTCCCAATTCGGGATTGAATGTAAAATCTTTATGGTGCGCATCAGTTTTGATCAGAAACCCTATCGAAAATCCATGATGGAAGCCTGGGGCGGCAAATGCGTGGCCAGCCCCAGCACCGAAACCAAGGCCGGCCGGGATATTCTGGCAAAATATCCCGACACCCCCGGCAGTCTGGGCATCGCCATCAGCGAAGCCGTTGAGGCGGCCGTGAGCGACCAGAGCGGCAAAACGCGCTATTCACTGGGGAGCGTTTTGAACCATGTGATGCTGCACCAGACCATTATCGGTCTGGAGGCCAAAAAGCAGATGGAAAAAATCGGGGAATATCCCGATGTCATTATCGGATGCGCCGGCGGCGGAAGCAATTTCGCCGGTCTTGCGTTTCCCTATGTTTATGACAAAATTAACGGAAAAGAAATTGAAATTTACCCGGTTGAACCGGCGGCCTGCCCCACCATGACAAAAGCGCCGTTTGTGTATGATCACGGGGATACGGCCGGATACACCCCGCTGCTGCCCATGCACAGCCTCGGACATACCTTCATGCCGCCGCCGATCCACGCCGGCGGACTGCGCTATCACGGCATGGCGCCCACCGTAAGCCAGCTGGTAACCGAGGGGATTATTACGCCCAAAGCAGTTGCCCAAACACCGGCTTATGAAGCCGGCGTGTTGTTTGCGAGAACCGAAGGGATCATTCCCGCTCCGGAGACAACCCATGCCCTGGCCACTGTCATTGAAGAGGCTAAAAAAGCCAAGGAAGAGGGCAAGGAAAAGGTCATTCTGTTTAACTGGAGCGGCCATGGCCTGCTGGACCTGGGCGCTTATGATAAATATTTTGCCTGTGAACTTGAAGATTGCGTTCTATCGGAAGAGGAAATATCAAAATCCAAGAAAGTATTTGAAAAGTTTCCCAAACCGCAGAAACTGGTGAGCCGCATCAGATAACGGTTCTCATTCGGGAGAACCGATTGCTGAACGGATTTATATTGATTTGATCCGATGCTCCGGCCCCTTTTGCGGGCCGGCGCAATTTGCGGTGTAGAGTTTCTCAATCACTGAGAGACCTTTTGGAAATGCTTATTTTCAGCCGCCGGATAATTCCATTTCAATCGGAAAAACTTTATGGACGAACGATTTGACCCGCTTGAGCGGCGCTGTCCCCGGCTGGGCGGACCCGTGACGTTTGCTTATTGTAAAGGGTGCGGCGATCAGAACCAGCCCTGCTGGAAGGCCATCGACTGCTGGTGGGAGCACTTTGATATCGTGTCGTATCTGCAGGAGAACCTGCCGGCGGAAGCATTTCAAAAGTTAATGGATGCCCGGCCAAAGCCCAAACTCAGCAGCCTGGTTGAATTAATTGAGCAGGCCCAAAAGCGGACAAGTTGATTTCATAAATAGGAGGCGATTTTGATTATTAAAGCATTGGTTGTCGGGCCGATCATGGCAAACTGTTTCATCGTCGCTTGTGAAGATACCCGGGCTGCGGTGGTTATCGATCCGGGTGCGGATGCGGACAAAATTCTGATGGCGCTGGCCCAATTGAAACTCACCGTAAAGTATATCCTCAATACCCATGGCCACTTTGATCATGTCAGCGCAAACAAGAGAATGAAGGATGCCACCGGCGCTGAAATTTTAATCCATAGCCTTGATGCGCCCATGCTGAGCCGCCTTTCGGCCAGCGCAGCCGCCTGGGGGATGTCGGCCGAAGACTCTCCGGCGCCGGATCGGACCCTGGCGGACGGCGATACGGTTGCCTTCGGCAACATCACCCTGGACGTGATTCATACCCCCGGGCACACCCCCGGCGGCATATCCTTCAGCACGGACGGTCATGTGTTTGTGGGCGACACCCTGTTTGCCGGTTCCATCGGACGCACCGATTTTCCGGGCGGCAACCATGAAACCCTGATCGCCAGCATCCAGAACAAACTGTTTCTGCTGGGCGACGAAGTGCGGGTTCTTACCGGACATGGGCCGGAAACCAGCATCGGCCAGGAAAAACGTTTCAATCCGTTTGCCGGGCTGCGATAAAGGGTTGCTCGAAAAGGTGATATCCGGGAAATATCTCAACTGGACATGGTGGGGTTAATTGTCAGCTTCAGGGTTTAATTCATAGAAACTTTGAAACTTAAGGGCGTGCCACCTAACACACCTAACACCTAATTCCACCGAATACACCTAACAAAGACATCGTTTTAAGGCTAAAAAACAGACCTTTTTTTGAGCCAGACTCCATAACTGGTAAGCAGTTAACTTGGCCCGACCCCGCCCCGGAGGGAATCGTCCGGAATATGCAGCCGGAATATGCAGATTGACAGGCTTAATTTCTTACGTTATATTCTTACGTAAGAATTTGGAGGTCATCATGGATAAGATTATGTCAACCCGAATCGATGAAACCGTGATTCAGCATATCGGCCTGCTGGCAAAAAAGTTGGGAACATCAAAAAAGGCCGTTCTTGAAAATGCCGTACGCTGTTATTCTGAAAAGGTTGTCGCCGAACAGGATTTCGATATTTTGACCCATACCTTTGGAAGCTGGAAGCGCGATGAATCGGCGGTCGAAACCGTGCAATCGATCAAGGATACTATGCGCAAGTCACAGGAAAGGCATAGGCGTTGAAAGTATTTATCGATTCCGATGTTCTCATTTGGCATTTGCGAGGTGAACGCAAGGCGTTCAATCTGCTCAGAAGACTACGTGATAAGGAGAAGTTAGAGCTGTGGACCGGTGCGATGCAGCGAGCCGAAGTGGTTTTTTTCATGCGCCCGGCTGAACAAAATGCAACCCTTTTATTCCTATCTCAGTTTCAGACCGCACCGGTTGATCAACATATCATCGACAAAGCGGGCGAGCTTTATCGCAGATGGAACTCTCGCCATGGCACCGATATCAATGACGCCATTCTGGCCGCCACTGCCATAAAGGCCAACGGAGAAATATACACATTAAATACAAG
This genomic interval from Desulfobacterales bacterium contains the following:
- the ribE gene encoding 6,7-dimethyl-8-ribityllumazine synthase yields the protein MPKIFEGNLIAKGKKFVLVASRFNDFITDRLVGGAMDALLRSGVKDADIDIVKVPGAFEIPLIAKKMAFKKKYHAVICLGAVIRGATPHFDYVSSEVSKGIAMVSMESGVPVIFGIITSDTIEQAIERAGAKAGNKGWSAAMTAVEMVNLIEAVDQK
- the nusB gene encoding transcription antitermination factor NusB, coding for MGNRRRARELAMQALFYMDMRQKSSGEMLELYCHCFAPSKKNLPFFMELVNGVTNNKLQIDGIIERFSNNWKISRMSCVDRNIMRIAVYEMLFCRDIPPKVSINEGIDVGKKFGTEESGAFINGILDSIRVALDNKVIDINGIEQSDRINSL
- a CDS encoding TrpB-like pyridoxal phosphate-dependent enzyme — protein: MEVRKVVLTEDEMPRQWYNILADIKMNPPLGPDGKPIGPEMLAPVFPMNLIEQEVSTERWIDIPEEVIKVLQIWRPSPLVRALTLEKALGTPARIYFKNESVSPPGSHKPNTAVPQAYYNKVFGIKRMTTETGAGQWGSALSFACSQFGIECKIFMVRISFDQKPYRKSMMEAWGGKCVASPSTETKAGRDILAKYPDTPGSLGIAISEAVEAAVSDQSGKTRYSLGSVLNHVMLHQTIIGLEAKKQMEKIGEYPDVIIGCAGGGSNFAGLAFPYVYDKINGKEIEIYPVEPAACPTMTKAPFVYDHGDTAGYTPLLPMHSLGHTFMPPPIHAGGLRYHGMAPTVSQLVTEGIITPKAVAQTPAYEAGVLFARTEGIIPAPETTHALATVIEEAKKAKEEGKEKVILFNWSGHGLLDLGAYDKYFACELEDCVLSEEEISKSKKVFEKFPKPQKLVSRIR
- a CDS encoding MBL fold metallo-hydrolase, translating into MIIKALVVGPIMANCFIVACEDTRAAVVIDPGADADKILMALAQLKLTVKYILNTHGHFDHVSANKRMKDATGAEILIHSLDAPMLSRLSASAAAWGMSAEDSPAPDRTLADGDTVAFGNITLDVIHTPGHTPGGISFSTDGHVFVGDTLFAGSIGRTDFPGGNHETLIASIQNKLFLLGDEVRVLTGHGPETSIGQEKRFNPFAGLR
- a CDS encoding type II toxin-antitoxin system VapC family toxin; the protein is MKVFIDSDVLIWHLRGERKAFNLLRRLRDKEKLELWTGAMQRAEVVFFMRPAEQNATLLFLSQFQTAPVDQHIIDKAGELYRRWNSRHGTDINDAILAATAIKANGEIYTLNTRHYPMPEVTVRRAWKA